Sequence from the Corallococcus soli genome:
CCCCGGCGGGCCAGCTCCGTGGGATCCAACCACAGGCGCATGGCGAAGCGGCGCTCGCCGAAGATGCGCACGTCGCCCACGCCCTTCACGCGCAGCAGCGCGTCGCGGATGTACACGTCCGCGTAGTTGCTGATGAACTCCGTGGTGTAGCGCTTCTGCTGATCATAGACGCCGAAGGAGACGAGCAGCTGCGTCTGCGCCTTGCGCACGGTGACGCCCAGAGCGTTGACCTGCTGGGGCAGCTGCGGCGTGGCGGTGGCGACGCGGTTCTGCACGTCCACCGCCGCCAGGTCCACGTCGCGCGACGGGTCGAAGGTGGCGGTGATGGTGCTCTGGCCGTCGTTGGTGCTGGTGGAGGAGATGTAGCGCATGCCCTCCATGCCGTTGAGCTGACGCTCCAGCACCGTGGTGACCGCGCTCTCCACCGTCTCCGCGGACGCGCCCGTGTACGTGGCCGTCACCTGCACCTGGGGCAGGGCCAGCTCCGGGTACTGCTCAATCGGGAGGCCGGGAATGGAGATGGCGCCAATGAGCGTGATGAGGATGGACAGCACGCTCGCGAAGACCGGGCGCTTGATGAAGAACTCGGAGAAGTTCATGGCAGCCCCCTAGCGACCCGCGTCCGCGCCACCGCCGATGCCGGGCGGGGACGTCTCCGGCATGCCTTCCGTGTGGCCCTGCCGCGACGCGGGCTTGGGCTGGATGGGCATGCCGTCGCGCAGCTGCTGCACGCCGCTGACCACCACCTGCGTGCCCGCGTCCAGGCCCTTCAGCACCTCGTAGTCGTTGCCCTCCACCAGCCCCAGCGTCACCGGCTGGCGCAGGGCCACGGTGCCGCCGTCGCTGGCGCCCACCACCATGGCGAAGGACTGGCTGCCCTGCCGCGTCACCGCCGTGGTGGGCATCTTCAGGGCCTCGCGCACGTCGTACACGAGCTGCGCGCGCACCAGTTGGCCGGCCCGCAGGCCCACGGTGTTCTGGAAGGCGGCCTTCACCTCCACCAACTGGGTAGCGGGGTCGGGCGTGGTGGCGACGAAGAACGCGGGGGCGCGGACCACGAGCTTGCCGTCCGGATCCAACACCTCCAGCGGCGTCTGCCCCAGCTTCACGCGGCCCGCCTGGTCCACCGGCACCAGCACGGACAGCTCCAGCGCCTGGTTCTGGTCCACGATGGTGAGCGCCGACTGCGGGGACACGTAGTCCCCCAGCTTCACCGGGATGTCGCCCACCACGCCGTCGAAGGGGGCGCTCACGCGGAAGAAGCCCAGCTGCACCTGCTGGTTCTGGATTTGTGCCTCCGCCGCCCGGGCCTGGGCCATGGCCTGCTCCGCCTGGGCCACGGTCTGGTCGTAGTCCTGGCGGCTCACCAGGCCTTCCTTGAGAAGCTGCGCGCTGCGCTCGCGCGTCTTGCGCGCGTATTCGCGGCTGGCGACCGCGGAGGCCTTCTGCGCCCGGGTGGCGCGCAGGCTCGCCTGCTCCTGGCGGGGATCGACGACGAGCAGCACCTGGCCGGACTTCACGGTGTCCCCGGGGCGCACGGCGATGGACTGCACGTAGCCGGCGACCTGCGGGAAGAGGGTGATGCTGCGCCGGGAGATGAGCGTGCCCACGTACTCGCGGGTGTCGCGCACGGGGCCGGGCTGGACCTGGAGCACCTGCACGGGCAGGGGCTTGCCGCCGCCCTGCGGGCCGCTGGGTCCGCCCGGGCCGCCTTCCTTCTTGCCGCTGCAGCCGCTCGCCAGCGCGAGCACGAGCCCCCACGCGCCCCAGCCACCCCTCACCACTCGCATGCCGCCTCCGACAAGAATGCGTCCACCTGGGCCTGGCGCAGCTGGAAGTCGCGAATCACGAGCTCCAGCTCCGCCTGGCGCAGGGCCCCGGCCGCGTCCACCAGCTCGAGGCTCGTCCCGGTGCCCACCTCGAAGCTGCGGCGGGTGAGCCGGTCATTCTCCTCCGCGAGCTTGCGCTCGCGATCCGCCAGCTCGCGGGTCGCCTGGCTCACCTGTACGGCGCGCTTCGCCTGGGTGACCTCCACGACGACGTCGCGCTCCAGCGAGACGACGTCCGCGCGGGCCTGTTCCAGCTGGCCGCGCGTCTGGCGCAGGCGTCCCTCGCGCGCGCCGCCATCCCAGAAGGGCAGCACGAGGCTGGCGCCGATGTTCCAGATGGGCACCTCCGCGAAGCCCGGGTTGACGGTGAGCGCGGTGGTGTTGCTGGTGAGGTCCAGGGTGGGCGCGTACTGGCGCTTCACCTCGCCAATGGCGCGCTCGGCCACCACCAACCGCGAGCGGGCCGTGGCGATGTCCGCGCGGCGCTCCAGCGACTCCAGGGGCTGGCAGGTCTTCCGGGCGTCCTGGAGGAGGGCGTTCAGCTCCTGTCCCTCCGCGAGCCCCACGGCGGAGGGGGTGCCCAGCGCGAGCCCCAGGGACTCGCGCGCCTGGCGCAGGTCCTCGTCGCCGATGACGACGTTGCGGCGGGCGGCCTGGGCGTCCTGTTCCACGCGGACGACGTCCAGGCGGGTGCCGGCGCCCAGCTCGAAGCGGCGCTGCGCGAGGGCCAGCCGCTCCAGCGCGGTGCGCAGGTTGACGCGGTTGACCTCCGCCAGCCGCTCCGTGGAGGACACGGAGACGAGCGCCTGCGCGAGCCCCCGGGTGAGCTGACGGCGGGTCTCCGCGAGCGACAGGGCGGCGGTGCGGCGCGTCTCCTTCGCGCTGCCCAGGGCGTAGAGGGCCGCCAGGTCCACCACCGGCACGGAGGCGTTGAGCACGCCCACGCCCAGCAGCTCCGTGGGGGTGATGCCGGCGCCCGCGCCGATGCCGCCGCCAATGCCACCGCCGCCTCCTCCTCCGCCGCCTCCTCCTCCTCCTCCGCCACCGAGGACGGCCACGCCCGGGTTGAGGACGTTGTACTGGACGGACAGCGTGCCGGTGACGCTGGGCAGCAGGTTGGCGAGCGCGATGCGCCACGTGCCCGCGGCGACTTCAATCTGTCCCAGGGCGGCCTGGAGGTCGGTGGAGCGCTGGCGCAGGAGCGTGAGCGCTTCGTTCCAGGACGTGAGCTGCTGCGGCGCCGGGGGCACCGGGGCGAGCAGCGGATCCGACACGTTGGCCTGGAAGGGCGGAGGCACCTCCGGCACGTCATCCGGATTCAGGGCGGGTGCGGGTGCCGTGTCGGGCCGCGCTGGAGGTCTGGGCGCATCCGACGGGAGCGCGGCGGGCGCGGTGTCCTGGGCCCGCGCCTGGAGCTGTTCGGCACCGGGCTGGGCGGGGACCGCGCCGGAAGCCCCGAGCTGGGCCAGCAGGGCTGCGAACGGGAGGGTATGCATAAGGGATGCGGTCCAGGTAGGGGCGGAGCCCGCCTCCCGCCACGGCCCACGTTCCCTCCTCCCCAATGGACAACACAGTCGGCCAGGCCAGTGCTCAGCAGCGGATGGACTGTCCGTGGGACCTGTCCCGGAGGACAGGATGACAATCAATGACCTTTGAGCCCTGTAAGGGTTTCTGACATTCAAGCTTAATGTGGATGTTGATTAAATCGCGCATTGTCGGTGCGGCGATGGGGTTGGGGCTCATGTCCTGTGCGGGCGCCCCGAACGCTCCTGCCGCTGAGCGTGACTACGGACTCAGTGAGGGTGTCATCTGGGTACGAGGTCCCTGGGAAGCCATCAAGCCCTCCTCCGACATCGATGGCGTCATTGATCAGCTTTGTCCCGCCGTCATGGAACTGCCCCGTGCTGAAAGCGACCCCTGAGAAGGAAAAGAGCTGCAAGCAACCGAACATCGTCCGGGATTCGCGCGGAGCGGTGAGCATCCACGCGGACTACCACAGCCATCCCTGGGCCGATTCGCGCATGTCCAGGCCAGATCGGGCCGCAGCGCGTCAGCGGTATTCCATCCGACTTCAGTTCGACACGAAATGCAGGGTGATGAAGCTGGTGCCTCACATTGGCGAGGCCCGTCCGGGAGAGGTCTATGAGCGTCGCGGGATGAGTTGGGCGCTCATTGGTATCGTCAAGCCGGAGCACAAAGCCGTCGGTCTGATGACCTCGGTCGATGAGTAGAATCCATCCCATGTCCATTCGACCTCCAGCGACAGGCTGGCGTGGAGCCTTGATGAAGTCCGGACTGCTCCTTCCCGCGTGGCTGCTGCTCCCCGCGTGCGCGCTCTTCCACCGTGATTCGCGGCCCGTTCATGCCCCGCCGGAAGAAGCCGCTCGCGTCCAGTTCCCGCTCGACCTCCCCGAGGACGCGCAGACGCTCACAGGCAGCATGGTGACCGCCATGCAACTTGCGCTGGAGGACTTCCGTCCGCTGGACCTGAAGCCACACAAGGGGGCCACGGAGGAAGAGCTGTGCCTCTATCAGCGCGAGTCCTATGACATCACCGCCGCGCCCGGGCCGGAAGGCGTGACGTTCGTGCAGATCACCCTGAAGCCCCAGCTCTGCGAGAAGCAGGGGCCCATCATGGACATGGGCGCGACCTACGCCGTGGACGTGAAGGGACGGCGCATCCTGGCCATCCAGCACTGACTCCCTACGGCTGCGGCAGCATGCTCAACCGCTGCTTCGCCGACCGGCTCTGTGGGTCGAACCGGAGCGCCTCTTCCAGCCGCTCGCGGCCCTTCGCCACGTTGCCCTGCACCACGTACAGGTCCGCCAGCCGCACCAGCACGTCCGCGTTGTAGGGCTGCAGGTCCAACGCCCGCTCGAACTCGCGCGTCGCGGTGACCACGTCCCTGCGGCGCATCGCCAGTTGCCCCAGCATGATGTGCGGCTGCACCAGCCCGCGCGTCTCCGGCTGGTTCGCCAGGGCCTCCAGCGCTGGCATTGCCCGGGTGTCCCCGAACGCCGCCAGCGTCAGCGCCGCGCC
This genomic interval carries:
- a CDS encoding TolC family protein, giving the protein MHTLPFAALLAQLGASGAVPAQPGAEQLQARAQDTAPAALPSDAPRPPARPDTAPAPALNPDDVPEVPPPFQANVSDPLLAPVPPAPQQLTSWNEALTLLRQRSTDLQAALGQIEVAAGTWRIALANLLPSVTGTLSVQYNVLNPGVAVLGGGGGGGGGGGGGGGGIGGGIGAGAGITPTELLGVGVLNASVPVVDLAALYALGSAKETRRTAALSLAETRRQLTRGLAQALVSVSSTERLAEVNRVNLRTALERLALAQRRFELGAGTRLDVVRVEQDAQAARRNVVIGDEDLRQARESLGLALGTPSAVGLAEGQELNALLQDARKTCQPLESLERRADIATARSRLVVAERAIGEVKRQYAPTLDLTSNTTALTVNPGFAEVPIWNIGASLVLPFWDGGAREGRLRQTRGQLEQARADVVSLERDVVVEVTQAKRAVQVSQATRELADRERKLAEENDRLTRRSFEVGTGTSLELVDAAGALRQAELELVIRDFQLRQAQVDAFLSEAACEW
- a CDS encoding efflux RND transporter periplasmic adaptor subunit, with the protein product MRVVRGGWGAWGLVLALASGCSGKKEGGPGGPSGPQGGGKPLPVQVLQVQPGPVRDTREYVGTLISRRSITLFPQVAGYVQSIAVRPGDTVKSGQVLLVVDPRQEQASLRATRAQKASAVASREYARKTRERSAQLLKEGLVSRQDYDQTVAQAEQAMAQARAAEAQIQNQQVQLGFFRVSAPFDGVVGDIPVKLGDYVSPQSALTIVDQNQALELSVLVPVDQAGRVKLGQTPLEVLDPDGKLVVRAPAFFVATTPDPATQLVEVKAAFQNTVGLRAGQLVRAQLVYDVREALKMPTTAVTRQGSQSFAMVVGASDGGTVALRQPVTLGLVEGNDYEVLKGLDAGTQVVVSGVQQLRDGMPIQPKPASRQGHTEGMPETSPPGIGGGADAGR